Proteins encoded in a region of the Streptomyces sp. NBC_00513 genome:
- a CDS encoding RNA polymerase sigma factor yields the protein MRNRTSTSPRHGAARPLRPAPQTVACVAAAPGTLNDADDRVLTVRAAEGDEEAFALLVRRHSGRLLSLAQHLLGNRADAEDAVQDAFLSAWRQLPGFRHTASFGTWMYRIVTNCCLNTLRRRPRPLPLETVPEPPALDADSSPPRMAETRATAAALTRALLEIGPELRVCWVLRELHGLHYEEIAIVVGTSEQTVRGRLFRARRALMEAMRPWR from the coding sequence ATGCGCAACCGGACCAGTACATCGCCCCGGCACGGCGCGGCACGCCCACTGCGGCCGGCGCCGCAGACCGTCGCCTGCGTTGCCGCGGCCCCGGGCACCTTGAACGACGCGGACGACAGGGTGTTGACGGTTCGGGCTGCCGAAGGAGACGAAGAAGCCTTCGCGCTCCTGGTCCGCCGGCACAGCGGCCGTCTTTTGTCCCTCGCTCAGCATCTGCTCGGCAATCGGGCGGACGCCGAGGACGCGGTCCAAGACGCCTTCCTCAGCGCCTGGAGGCAGCTTCCGGGTTTCCGCCACACCGCCTCCTTCGGCACGTGGATGTACCGCATCGTTACGAACTGCTGCCTCAACACCCTGCGCCGCCGGCCTCGGCCTCTGCCCCTGGAAACCGTCCCCGAGCCCCCCGCCTTGGACGCCGACAGCTCACCACCCCGCATGGCTGAGACGAGAGCCACGGCAGCCGCTCTCACGCGAGCGCTCCTGGAAATAGGACCCGAGCTGCGCGTGTGCTGGGTCCTCAGAGAGCTGCACGGCCTGCACTACGAAGAGATCGCCATCGTGGTGGGCACCAGCGAACAAACGGTGCGCGGCAGACTTTTCCGCGCACGACGCGCTTTGATGGAGGCGATGCGCCCATGGCGCTAG
- a CDS encoding DUF6131 family protein, translated as MIVLGVILLIVGLLTSISILWTIGIILVVIGVILWIVGALGHSVGGRKHYW; from the coding sequence ATGATCGTCCTCGGCGTCATCCTTCTCATCGTCGGACTCCTCACGAGCATCAGCATCCTGTGGACGATCGGCATCATCCTCGTCGTCATCGGAGTCATCCTCTGGATCGTCGGCGCACTCGGACACTCCGTAGGCGGCCGTAAACACTACTGGTGA
- a CDS encoding DUF6328 family protein, translating into MASDRERVKPDTSSIEARGGRDESAEERADRMWADILQEVRVAQTGLQILFGVLLIAVFQPVFAELGDTDRALYIAAVTLGAATAGPLIGPVSLHRTVTGRHIKPQTVALASHMTRVGLVMLATTTALTLLLLLRTATDDTIAWWLTAAITLWVVSVWFLLPIWARRHYPPNR; encoded by the coding sequence GTGGCCAGTGATCGCGAGCGCGTGAAACCGGATACGAGTTCGATCGAGGCGCGTGGCGGGCGGGACGAGAGCGCGGAGGAACGCGCGGACCGTATGTGGGCGGACATCCTGCAAGAGGTGCGGGTCGCTCAGACCGGCCTTCAGATTCTCTTTGGCGTCCTGCTCATTGCCGTCTTCCAACCGGTATTCGCCGAGCTGGGTGACACGGACCGAGCCCTCTACATCGCCGCGGTCACCCTGGGCGCCGCGACCGCCGGCCCGCTGATCGGACCCGTCTCCCTGCACCGCACGGTCACCGGGCGCCACATCAAACCGCAGACGGTCGCCTTGGCCTCCCACATGACCAGAGTCGGCCTTGTCATGCTCGCCACCACCACAGCCCTGACGCTACTGCTTCTCCTGCGCACAGCCACCGACGACACGATTGCCTGGTGGCTCACGGCGGCAATCACCCTTTGGGTCGTGAGCGTCTGGTTCCTCCTGCCGATCTGGGCCAGGCGCCACTACCCACCGAACCGCTGA
- a CDS encoding glutamate--cysteine ligase, with product MITLGVEEEYLLVDADTLLPVPWADDVRRAAGVVSLTEDGEVQEELLQSQIEVATPVCVRLEEVGGHLLRLRHAVASAAEDRGCRVLASAAAPVRGPAPVPVTPTPRYRRMEGEARQLVDEQLINGMHVHVAVPDPETGVAVLNRIRVWLPTLLAMSVNSPLWDGKDTGFASWRTIVFGRWPVSGPPPVFRDYSDYEGRVEALVSAGIIADRGQLYWQARLSERYPTVEVRCLDVQLRADDAVMLAGIVRALVEVAIDEEKAGAALPLCPPELLQAANWHAARHGLGGSLLDPWGHLRSSGDILCMLLRHVAPALEDSGDQREVSSLVHRLLREGTPADRQRRALADGMPGLRNLLLGTSSDSAP from the coding sequence GTGATCACTTTGGGCGTCGAAGAAGAGTATTTGTTGGTGGACGCGGACACCCTGCTGCCGGTGCCATGGGCGGACGACGTGCGCAGGGCCGCAGGTGTCGTGTCCCTCACTGAGGACGGCGAGGTTCAAGAGGAGCTGTTGCAGTCGCAGATCGAGGTTGCTACCCCCGTCTGTGTCCGGCTGGAGGAGGTGGGTGGCCATCTCCTGCGGCTGCGCCATGCGGTCGCCTCGGCCGCAGAGGATCGGGGCTGCCGAGTCCTCGCGTCTGCTGCGGCGCCGGTCAGGGGCCCTGCTCCGGTGCCCGTGACCCCCACCCCGCGCTACCGCAGGATGGAGGGGGAGGCGCGACAACTGGTGGACGAACAACTGATCAACGGCATGCACGTCCACGTGGCCGTACCCGATCCAGAGACCGGGGTGGCGGTTTTGAACCGCATCCGAGTCTGGCTCCCGACCTTGCTGGCCATGTCGGTCAACTCGCCATTGTGGGACGGGAAGGACACCGGATTCGCCAGTTGGCGGACCATCGTCTTCGGCCGCTGGCCCGTGAGCGGCCCCCCGCCCGTCTTTCGCGATTACTCCGACTACGAGGGACGGGTCGAGGCCCTGGTCTCGGCGGGAATCATCGCCGATCGTGGACAGCTGTACTGGCAGGCCCGGCTCTCCGAGCGGTACCCCACCGTGGAAGTCCGATGCCTGGACGTCCAACTCCGTGCTGATGACGCCGTTATGCTGGCGGGCATCGTCCGCGCCCTTGTCGAGGTCGCCATCGACGAGGAGAAGGCTGGAGCGGCTCTGCCGCTGTGCCCGCCGGAGCTGCTGCAAGCCGCCAACTGGCATGCGGCCCGGCACGGACTGGGTGGCTCGCTGCTCGACCCTTGGGGGCATCTTCGCAGCAGTGGGGACATTCTGTGCATGCTCCTTCGTCACGTCGCTCCCGCGCTGGAAGACAGCGGTGACCAACGTGAGGTGAGCTCTCTTGTACACCGCCTGCTCAGGGAGGGCACTCCGGCAGACCGCCAACGCCGCGCGCTGGCGGACGGCATGCCTGGCCTGCGAAACCTGCTCCTGGGGACGTCTTCCGACTCAGCGCCGTAG
- a CDS encoding DUF72 domain-containing protein gives MADILVGTCSWTDPALIAGGWYPAGRRDAEGRLRHYATRFPIVEVDSTYYGMPSRRNSMLWAQRTPPGFRFDVKAFSLLTGHPTRTAALPADLRQPGDPTRVRADSGLLREVWLRFSSALEPLRTSGRLGALLFQFPPWLAPGPRGEQLVEECTRRAEGWPVAVEFRHPGWWSTERQAATARLLGSRGMAAVAVDTVQGLPASIPPVAAVTTPYLAVVRFHGRSTSWGSTAPGSKEESYRHTYTEAELAPWVSRVREMSRQAGVVHVLFNNCCADASVRAAEAMRNALENDSSCTVRGLGRQRHA, from the coding sequence ATGGCTGACATTCTGGTGGGCACATGTTCGTGGACGGATCCGGCGCTGATCGCCGGCGGCTGGTACCCCGCCGGCCGACGCGACGCGGAGGGCCGGCTGCGGCACTACGCCACCCGGTTCCCGATCGTGGAGGTTGACTCCACCTACTACGGGATGCCGAGTCGGCGCAACAGCATGCTGTGGGCCCAACGGACACCGCCGGGGTTCCGATTCGACGTCAAGGCGTTCTCACTGCTCACGGGCCATCCGACTCGGACCGCAGCCCTTCCCGCCGACTTGAGGCAACCGGGCGATCCCACTCGCGTACGAGCCGATTCCGGGTTGCTCAGGGAGGTGTGGCTGCGTTTCAGCAGCGCACTCGAGCCCCTGCGTACGAGTGGGCGGCTGGGAGCCCTGTTGTTCCAGTTCCCGCCGTGGCTTGCTCCCGGGCCGCGGGGCGAGCAGCTGGTCGAGGAGTGCACCCGTCGGGCAGAAGGCTGGCCAGTGGCCGTGGAATTCCGCCACCCAGGATGGTGGAGCACTGAGCGGCAGGCGGCGACCGCCCGGCTCCTTGGCTCGCGAGGAATGGCGGCCGTAGCCGTCGACACGGTCCAGGGATTGCCCGCATCCATCCCTCCGGTAGCGGCAGTCACCACGCCGTACCTGGCCGTCGTCCGCTTCCACGGGCGCAGCACATCGTGGGGCTCCACCGCTCCCGGGAGCAAGGAAGAGAGCTACCGTCACACCTACACGGAGGCCGAACTGGCGCCTTGGGTGTCACGCGTGCGGGAGATGTCACGGCAAGCCGGCGTCGTGCACGTTCTGTTCAACAACTGCTGCGCCGATGCGTCCGTACGGGCAGCGGAAGCGATGCGGAACGCGCTCGAGAATGATTCATCCTGCACGGTGCGAGGGCTCGGCCGGCAGCGCCACGCATGA
- a CDS encoding class II glutamine amidotransferase, whose product MCRWLAYAGSPLLLDEVLYRPEHSLIDQSLHARMGVESTNGDGFGIGWYGPGGDGTPAVFRDIGPAWNNRNLRELAAHVRSPLFFAHVRASTGSAIQQTNCHPFRHGRWLWMHNGAIADFPRLQRDLCMAVDPALFPSMEGSTDSEVMFYLAVTFGLDQDVPGAVARMAGLVERLGQQHGVDYPLQMTIAVSDGERVWAFRYSSQKQSRSLFYSNKTDTVRELYPELDYLRDVSDETRLVVSEPLGSLPGVWNELPEGSYAVLPSAPTEDYLPFVPDLT is encoded by the coding sequence ATGTGTCGCTGGCTTGCCTATGCGGGTTCGCCTCTCCTCCTGGACGAAGTTCTGTACCGCCCGGAGCACTCGTTGATCGATCAGAGTCTCCACGCCCGGATGGGCGTGGAATCGACGAACGGCGACGGTTTCGGCATCGGCTGGTACGGCCCGGGGGGCGACGGCACGCCGGCAGTGTTCCGCGACATCGGTCCCGCCTGGAACAATCGAAACCTCAGAGAACTCGCCGCGCATGTACGCTCCCCGTTGTTCTTCGCGCATGTCCGAGCCTCTACGGGATCGGCGATCCAACAGACCAACTGCCACCCGTTTCGGCACGGCCGTTGGCTGTGGATGCACAACGGGGCGATCGCTGATTTCCCGCGGCTGCAACGCGACCTTTGCATGGCGGTGGACCCCGCCCTGTTCCCGTCCATGGAAGGCTCCACCGACTCCGAGGTGATGTTCTACCTCGCCGTCACCTTCGGGCTCGATCAGGACGTACCGGGCGCTGTTGCAAGGATGGCCGGTCTCGTTGAGCGGCTCGGGCAGCAACACGGGGTCGATTACCCCCTGCAGATGACGATTGCGGTGAGCGACGGCGAGCGCGTGTGGGCCTTCCGCTACTCCAGCCAGAAGCAATCACGGTCGCTCTTCTACAGCAACAAGACCGACACGGTCCGCGAGCTCTACCCCGAGCTGGACTACCTCCGGGACGTCTCCGACGAGACGCGGTTGGTCGTTTCCGAACCGTTGGGCAGCTTGCCCGGAGTGTGGAACGAACTTCCGGAGGGAAGTTATGCGGTGTTGCCTTCAGCGCCCACCGAGGACTATCTGCCTTTCGTTCCAGATCTCACCTGA
- a CDS encoding SigB/SigF/SigG family RNA polymerase sigma factor — MSQTAIATGTTVGVDTLSGAKAEGARIFEDLPRIDNARRVAPADARELSRLFLLRLRSLEEGTREYQYARNTLIEMNVSLVNFAARRFRSRSGEGIEIEDIVQVGTIGLIKAIDRFDPDREVEFSTLALPYITGEIKRFFRDTTWAVHVPRRLQELRSEIAKSQEALTEAFGRAPTMRELAEHLELREEDVIEGMVAANGYTSGSIDSPTPSKPRASDGVEGRSLADTVGDVDPDMELFEDLHTLAPLLRDLGERDRRILNMRFAQEMTQAEIGAELGVSQMQVSRLLTRILTKLRNGMLAA, encoded by the coding sequence ATGTCTCAGACCGCCATAGCCACCGGCACCACCGTGGGAGTGGATACGCTGTCGGGCGCCAAAGCGGAGGGTGCGCGGATTTTTGAGGATCTTCCACGGATCGACAACGCCCGCCGGGTGGCGCCCGCCGATGCCCGGGAGCTGTCACGTCTGTTCCTTCTTCGGCTGCGGTCGCTGGAGGAGGGAACCCGCGAGTATCAGTACGCCCGGAACACTCTGATCGAGATGAACGTCTCGCTGGTGAACTTCGCCGCCCGGCGGTTTCGCAGCCGTTCCGGCGAGGGCATCGAGATCGAGGACATCGTCCAGGTCGGAACGATCGGGTTGATCAAGGCCATCGACCGTTTCGACCCCGACCGTGAGGTCGAGTTCTCCACCCTCGCGCTCCCGTACATCACCGGTGAGATCAAGCGGTTCTTCCGCGACACGACCTGGGCGGTACACGTACCGCGGCGCCTGCAGGAACTGCGCTCCGAGATCGCGAAGAGCCAGGAGGCGCTGACCGAAGCCTTCGGCCGGGCCCCCACCATGAGGGAACTCGCCGAGCACCTTGAACTCCGCGAGGAAGACGTCATCGAGGGCATGGTGGCTGCCAACGGCTACACAAGTGGCTCCATCGACTCCCCGACACCTTCCAAGCCGCGCGCATCCGACGGCGTCGAGGGGCGTTCCCTCGCAGACACCGTCGGCGACGTCGACCCCGACATGGAACTCTTCGAGGACCTCCACACCCTCGCCCCCCTCCTGCGAGACCTTGGGGAACGCGACCGGCGCATCCTGAACATGCGGTTCGCACAGGAGATGACCCAAGCCGAGATCGGCGCCGAACTGGGCGTGTCCCAGATGCAGGTTTCCCGCCTTCTCACCCGCATCCTGACCAAGCTGCGCAACGGGATGCTCGCCGCATAG
- a CDS encoding cysteine hydrolase family protein, with the protein MTKTAVVIIDMLNTYDHEDAGDLVRSVERALPAVVHLLEEARARELAVIYANDNFGKWRSHHGEILDAALAGPHARLVEPVRPDADSYFIVKARHSIFYETPLAYLLGTLGVDHLVLCGQVTEQCVLYSALDAHIRHLSVTVARDAVAHIHPGLADAALRMMEINMAARIVPATQALH; encoded by the coding sequence ATGACGAAGACCGCAGTTGTCATCATCGACATGCTCAACACGTACGACCACGAGGACGCGGGTGACCTCGTCCGCTCCGTCGAGCGGGCCCTGCCCGCCGTGGTGCACCTGTTGGAGGAAGCCCGCGCACGCGAGCTAGCGGTGATCTACGCCAATGACAACTTCGGAAAGTGGCGTTCCCACCACGGGGAAATCCTGGATGCCGCCCTCGCCGGGCCTCATGCCCGCTTGGTCGAGCCCGTGCGACCGGACGCGGACTCCTACTTCATCGTCAAAGCCCGTCACTCGATCTTCTACGAGACGCCGCTCGCATATCTGCTCGGGACACTGGGTGTCGACCATCTCGTCCTGTGCGGGCAGGTCACCGAGCAGTGCGTGCTGTACTCCGCCCTCGACGCCCACATCAGGCATCTGTCCGTCACGGTGGCCCGGGACGCGGTCGCCCACATCCATCCTGGCCTGGCCGATGCCGCCCTGAGGATGATGGAGATCAACATGGCGGCCCGCATCGTCCCCGCGACGCAGGCCCTTCACTGA
- a CDS encoding STAS domain-containing protein has translation MTGIMYDPRLDTTATADGIEIGVMAGAPGTVRVCVSGEIDLHTAAVLHDTLLIALASHRATLLLDLRRVAFCDCAGLNALLAAGEAARRAGRELRITAAGRPVRRLLQLTDTTVVFT, from the coding sequence ATGACCGGGATCATGTACGACCCCCGCCTCGACACCACCGCGACGGCCGACGGCATCGAGATCGGCGTGATGGCCGGAGCGCCCGGCACGGTCCGGGTCTGTGTGAGCGGAGAGATCGATCTGCACACCGCCGCCGTCCTGCACGACACCCTCCTGATCGCCCTCGCCTCTCACCGCGCCACCCTGCTCCTGGACCTCCGGCGGGTCGCCTTCTGCGACTGCGCCGGCCTCAACGCCCTCCTGGCCGCAGGCGAAGCGGCGCGCCGAGCCGGCAGGGAGCTGCGCATCACCGCCGCGGGGCGACCCGTGCGACGGCTCCTGCAACTCACCGACACCACAGTTGTGTTCACGTGA
- a CDS encoding helix-turn-helix domain-containing protein — protein sequence MGDEGLQRAPWTFLTSHARVLLALDRDPEARLRDVAATCHLTERTVQAVVADLVEAGYLTRVRDGRRNHYQITQGAKFRHPAEADRDIAELLDLFARDPRPGRSSPSDTQAAEMRAGAGRRRIS from the coding sequence ATGGGTGACGAAGGACTCCAGCGTGCCCCGTGGACGTTCCTGACCAGCCACGCACGCGTACTGCTGGCCCTCGACCGAGACCCTGAAGCTCGTCTGCGGGACGTTGCCGCGACCTGCCACTTGACGGAGCGGACCGTCCAGGCCGTTGTCGCCGATCTCGTGGAGGCCGGATATCTCACCCGAGTACGCGATGGGCGCCGCAACCATTATCAGATCACCCAGGGCGCGAAATTCCGCCACCCCGCGGAAGCCGACCGCGACATCGCCGAACTCCTCGACCTGTTCGCCCGCGACCCCCGGCCGGGCCGTTCCTCCCCCTCCGACACCCAGGCGGCCGAAATGCGCGCGGGCGCCGGCAGACGACGGATCTCGTAG
- a CDS encoding DUF1622 domain-containing protein: protein MTLTEELLSESGVQEVIGWLVHVIEAAGALIIFAGAVWAFVRFASTGIRRRSLIGEFNKIRLSLGRFLVLGLEFQLAGDVLRTAVAPSFTEIGQLAAIAAIRTLLNFFLTREIAQERAEIEHDQKAPDPRPVVARTDLV from the coding sequence ATGACATTGACAGAGGAACTGCTGTCCGAGTCCGGAGTTCAGGAGGTGATCGGGTGGCTCGTCCATGTGATCGAAGCCGCCGGTGCATTGATCATCTTCGCTGGTGCCGTCTGGGCTTTCGTCCGGTTCGCCTCGACCGGGATCCGAAGGCGATCCCTCATCGGTGAGTTCAACAAGATCCGGCTCAGCCTGGGCCGCTTCCTCGTGCTGGGACTGGAGTTCCAGCTCGCGGGTGACGTGCTGCGCACCGCGGTCGCACCCAGCTTCACGGAAATCGGGCAGCTGGCCGCCATCGCCGCCATTCGGACCCTCCTGAACTTCTTCCTCACCCGGGAGATCGCCCAGGAGCGCGCCGAGATCGAGCACGACCAGAAGGCGCCAGACCCCCGCCCCGTGGTCGCCCGAACGGATCTCGTGTGA